The proteins below are encoded in one region of Elgaria multicarinata webbii isolate HBS135686 ecotype San Diego chromosome 8, rElgMul1.1.pri, whole genome shotgun sequence:
- the COPS7B gene encoding COP9 signalosome complex subunit 7b: MAGEQKPSCNLLEQFILLAKGTSGSALTALINQVLEAPGVFVFGELLELTNVQELAEGPNAAYFQLLNLFAYGTYPDYVGNKNNLPELTGAQKNKLKHLTIVSLASRMKCIPYSVLLKDLDMRNLRELEDLIIEAVYTDIIQGKLDQRNQVLEVDFCIGRDIQRKDISNIVKTLHEWCDGCEAVLLGIEQQVLRANQYKENHNRTQQQVETEVTNIKKTLKATASSSAQEMEQQLAEREGPPHTEQRQPTKKLSKVKGLVSSRH; encoded by the exons ATGGCAGGAGAACAGAAGCCATCCTGTAATCTCCTTGAGCAGTTTATTTTATTAGCCAAAGGCACCAGTGGATCAGCTCTGACTGCCCTTATCAACCAAGTGCTGGAGGCTCCTGGGGTTTTTGTCTTTGGGGAGCTACTAGAATTAACAAACGTGCAAGAG CTTGCCGAAGGGCCGAATGCTGCTTATTTTCAGCTGCTGAATCTTTTTGCCTATGGAACATACCCGGATTATGTAG GAAACAAGAATAACCTCCCAGAGTTAACAGGAGCCCAGAAGAACAAGCTGAAACACTTAACTATTGTCAGCTTAGCTTCCAGAATGAAG TGCATTCCTTACTCGGTGTTGCTGAAAGACCTGGACATGCGGAACCTGCGGGAGCTGGAAGATCTGATCATTGAAGCCGTTTACACGGACATCATCCAAGGGAAGTTGGACCAGCGGAACCAGGTGCTTGAAGTGGACTTCTGCATCGGCAGGGACATCCAAAGGAAGGACATCAGCAACATCGTCAAAACGCTTCACGAATG GTGTGATGGGTGTGAAGCGGTTCTGTTAGGAATTGAACAGCAGGTGCTCCGAGCCAACCAGTACAAAGAGAACCACAACCGAACCCAGCAGCAGGTAGAGACAGAG GTCACCAACATCAAGAAGACGTTGAAAGCCACGGCGTCGTCCTCTGCCCAGGAGATGGAGCAGCAGCTAGCCGAGCGGGAGGGCCCCCCGCACACCGAGCAGCGGCAGCCCACCAAGAAGCTGTCCAAGGTCAAAGGGCTCGTCTCCAGTCGCCACTAG
- the NPPC gene encoding C-type natriuretic peptide, with translation MYISHVAAGGLFLALLALGLDGKPAARSPQKSPSGNAAALGRELAELLAAAAAAGPAAAVGAARSGGAATKQPAPKGKGSPSRASASRLMRDLRTDTKQSRAAWARMAHPEHHHAAGGGGGGGGGGGGGSRRFKGKKGLAKGCFGLKLDRIGSMSGLGC, from the exons ATGTACATCTCGCACGTGGCGGCCGGTGGCCTCTTCCTGGCCTTGCTGGCCCTGGGCTTGGACGGGAAGCCCGCAGCCCGGAGCCCGCAGAAG AGCCCCTCGGGCAACGCGGCGGCGCTGGGGCGCGAACTGGCGGAgctgctggcggcggcggcggcggcggggcccgCGGCGGCGGTGGGAGCAGCGCGCAGCGGCGGCGCCGCCACCAAGCAGCCGGCGCCGAAGGGCAAGGGCTCGCCCTCGCGGGCCTCGGCGTCGCGGCTGATGCGGGACTTGCGCACCGACACCAAGCAGTCGCGGGCGGCCTGGGCGCGCATGGCGCACCCCGAGCACCACCACGCCgccggcggcggaggaggaggcggcggcggcggcggcggcgggtcgCGGCGCTTCAAGGGCAAGAAGGGCCTGGCCAAGGGCTGCTTCGGCCTCAAGCTCGACCGCATCGGCTCCATGAGCGGCCTGGGCTGCTGA